The proteins below come from a single Aphanothece sacrum FPU1 genomic window:
- a CDS encoding methyl-accepting chemotaxis protein, translating into MLNRLSLKTKAILFACGIGIIPMLVIGFTAYSSTNKQIVQQEITSQQYRTETLNNRVSRFLFERYGDINIISNLPFLRNPEIWSILSPKEKTSVLNRFIETYGVYDNVAVFDLKGNVIAKSSETAISNQKDQNYFQKVIKTGKTVINDVEIGQSKDKVFIYFAAPVTDSITGKMIGVARTQMPLTAIQDLLANFGKNGDEWHLIDNASGKIFAALEKGQIGRVATLDFPSLSQLQGTNKINTGISIDKIDGAEQLITYSPFYELNGLPPLNWSLLVASDTKNIFSTQHYLLIVLIIGTGITALIVSGMAIFFTNPTTKLLKRITDTLAFSANEIVNTVQQQELTINQQASSVNETTTTIEQLGASSLQSAQQAEASASEAQEALTIAENGTQAVHKTMEGMGTLKENVQSIAEQIMRLKEQTGQIATISNLVGDIANQTNMLALNAAVEAVHAGEQGKGFSVVAMEIRKLADESQKSAEKINVLVTDLQASINSTVTATDEGSKKTDESIKLAEGMAQAFAGVAEAVNHVFVNNQQIFASSKQQVVAVQQVIAAMNVINLGAQETSQGINQVRVSTDELKSAAQDLQAVV; encoded by the coding sequence ATGTTAAATAGACTATCATTGAAAACAAAAGCTATCCTTTTTGCTTGTGGCATCGGAATTATTCCTATGTTGGTAATTGGGTTTACTGCTTATTCGTCAACGAATAAACAGATTGTTCAGCAAGAAATAACATCTCAACAATATCGTACAGAAACTCTAAATAACAGAGTTAGTCGCTTTTTATTTGAACGCTATGGAGATATTAACATCATTTCTAATTTGCCATTTTTAAGAAATCCTGAGATATGGAGCATTTTAAGTCCAAAAGAAAAGACATCAGTACTCAACAGATTTATTGAAACTTATGGTGTTTATGACAATGTTGCTGTATTTGATTTGAAGGGAAATGTAATAGCTAAATCATCAGAAACTGCGATCTCTAACCAAAAAGATCAGAACTATTTTCAGAAAGTTATTAAAACGGGAAAAACGGTAATTAACGATGTTGAAATTGGTCAATCAAAAGATAAAGTTTTTATCTACTTTGCTGCGCCTGTGACAGATTCAATTACTGGCAAAATGATCGGTGTTGCACGTACACAAATGCCACTTACAGCTATACAAGATTTATTAGCAAATTTTGGTAAAAATGGAGATGAATGGCATTTGATAGATAATGCTTCTGGAAAAATATTCGCCGCTTTAGAAAAAGGCCAGATAGGCAGGGTTGCTACCTTAGATTTTCCGAGCTTGTCTCAACTGCAAGGGACAAATAAGATAAATACTGGCATCAGCATTGATAAGATTGATGGAGCGGAACAATTAATCACTTATTCTCCATTTTATGAATTAAATGGTTTACCACCATTAAACTGGAGCCTCCTCGTTGCCAGCGACACAAAAAATATATTTTCAACCCAACATTATTTACTGATCGTCTTAATAATTGGGACTGGAATAACGGCATTAATTGTTAGTGGAATGGCTATCTTTTTTACTAACCCGACGACTAAATTGCTCAAACGAATTACCGATACCCTGGCTTTTTCTGCTAACGAAATTGTTAACACCGTTCAACAGCAAGAACTCACCATCAACCAGCAGGCAAGTTCTGTAAACGAAACTACGACCACCATTGAACAATTAGGTGCATCTTCCCTTCAATCTGCTCAACAAGCTGAAGCTAGTGCATCTGAAGCTCAGGAAGCCCTAACTATTGCTGAAAATGGAACCCAAGCAGTACATAAAACCATGGAGGGCATGGGTACTCTCAAAGAAAATGTTCAATCCATTGCGGAACAGATCATGCGTCTGAAGGAGCAAACCGGACAAATTGCTACTATTTCCAATCTAGTAGGAGATATCGCCAACCAAACCAATATGCTTGCTCTTAATGCGGCGGTAGAAGCCGTTCATGCAGGAGAACAGGGTAAAGGCTTCAGCGTCGTTGCGATGGAAATTCGTAAACTGGCTGACGAGAGCCAAAAATCTGCTGAGAAAATCAATGTTTTGGTAACAGATCTACAAGCATCAATCAACAGCACTGTGACAGCAACAGATGAAGGCTCTAAAAAGACCGATGAAAGTATCAAATTAGCAGAAGGAATGGCACAAGCGTTTGCCGGAGTAGCTGAAGCGGTTAATCACGTTTTCGTCAACAACCAACAGATCTTTGCTAGTTCTAAGCAGCAAGTTGTGGCGGTACAACAAGTCATCGCCGCCATGAATGTCATCAACTTAGGAGCGCAAGAAACCTCTCAAGGAATTAATCAAGTCCGAGTCTCCACCGACGAGCTTAAATCTGCTGCCCAAGATCTCCAAGCAGTCGTTTAA
- a CDS encoding response regulator yields the protein MKPIKVLLVEDSPVALGLFKKILQSSPEIEVVGTALDGNQALSMIPTLQPEVICTDLQMPGMDGFELIKQVMAKYPVPILVISNVVQQADIDNIFKVLQSGALDFMPKPQAATANEEELKKTLIIKIKVLATKQVAAKPL from the coding sequence ATGAAACCGATCAAAGTTCTTTTAGTCGAAGATTCCCCCGTCGCATTGGGGTTATTCAAAAAAATCTTGCAATCTTCCCCAGAAATTGAAGTAGTAGGAACTGCTCTTGATGGGAATCAAGCATTATCTATGATTCCCACATTGCAACCAGAAGTGATTTGTACTGATTTACAAATGCCAGGAATGGATGGTTTTGAATTAATCAAACAAGTGATGGCTAAATATCCTGTACCTATTTTGGTCATTAGCAATGTGGTGCAACAGGCAGACATCGACAACATCTTTAAGGTTTTGCAATCTGGAGCTTTGGATTTCATGCCTAAACCTCAAGCCGCTACCGCCAACGAAGAGGAACTTAAAAAGACATTAATTATCAAAATTAAAGTCCTGGCGACTAAACAAGTGGCCGCCAAGCCACTGTAA
- a CDS encoding methyl-accepting chemotaxis protein: protein MFSNLKLRNRLLLSYSLPITFFILLGVLNYNNVKENLKLSEQITISQEKMIHTDEAINGLSRVVRNVRGRLLFPKDDSYIKSYQEGIDLFREASQSLDKIITDPKQREQLNFLVKSGEELDQIAQKTFSLLEQGKLAEAIDLSTELRMSQVDKTREEIFAQTQTGLKTISEKEKATSNLLLLLSSLGTLLSVIFAITVALLAASNIGKSIEKVASSVTSSSFEIATTVQQQERTISQQASSVSETTSTIEQLGASSLQSAQKAEAGASGAQEALTIAENGTQAVQKTMEGMGTLKENVQSIAEQIMRLKEQTGQIATISNLVRNIAKQTNMLALNAAVESVHAGEQGKGFNVIAIEIRKLADESKKSAEEINALVTDLQALMNSTVTATDEGSKKTDESIKLAEGMAQAFAGVAEAVNHVFVNNQQIFASSKQQVVAVQQVIAAMNVINLGAQETSESINQVRVSTDELKSAAQDLQAVV from the coding sequence ATGTTCAGTAATTTAAAACTCAGAAACCGTCTACTACTAAGTTATTCACTTCCTATTACTTTTTTCATTCTTTTAGGTGTACTTAACTATAACAATGTTAAGGAAAACTTGAAGCTATCAGAACAAATAACAATTTCTCAGGAGAAGATGATTCACACAGATGAGGCAATCAATGGATTATCCAGGGTCGTCCGTAATGTCAGAGGCCGCCTCCTTTTTCCCAAAGATGACAGCTACATCAAATCTTATCAGGAAGGAATTGACCTATTTCGTGAAGCCAGTCAATCATTAGACAAAATTATTACAGATCCCAAACAGCGAGAACAGTTAAATTTTCTGGTGAAAAGTGGGGAAGAACTCGATCAAATCGCGCAAAAAACCTTCAGCTTATTAGAGCAAGGAAAGTTAGCCGAGGCGATTGATTTAAGTACAGAGTTGCGAATGAGTCAAGTTGACAAAACTAGAGAGGAAATCTTTGCTCAAACACAAACGGGTTTAAAAACGATATCCGAAAAAGAAAAAGCTACCAGTAATTTGCTGCTTCTATTAAGTTCACTCGGTACATTATTATCAGTAATATTTGCCATCACAGTCGCATTATTGGCAGCGTCTAATATTGGTAAATCCATCGAGAAAGTAGCGAGTTCTGTCACGTCTTCTTCATTTGAAATTGCCACCACCGTACAACAGCAGGAACGCACCATCAGTCAGCAGGCAAGCTCGGTCAGCGAAACAACCAGTACTATTGAACAACTGGGTGCATCTTCCCTTCAATCTGCCCAAAAAGCTGAAGCTGGTGCTTCAGGAGCGCAGGAAGCCCTGACTATTGCTGAAAATGGAACCCAAGCAGTCCAGAAAACAATGGAAGGCATGGGTACTCTCAAAGAAAATGTTCAATCGATTGCGGAACAGATCATGCGTCTGAAGGAGCAAACCGGACAAATTGCTACTATTTCTAATCTAGTAAGAAATATCGCCAAACAAACCAATATGCTTGCTCTCAATGCGGCGGTAGAATCAGTTCATGCAGGAGAACAGGGTAAAGGCTTCAACGTCATTGCTATTGAAATTCGTAAACTGGCTGACGAGAGCAAAAAATCTGCTGAAGAAATCAATGCTTTGGTAACAGATCTACAAGCATTAATGAACAGCACTGTGACAGCAACAGATGAAGGCTCTAAAAAGACCGATGAAAGTATCAAATTAGCAGAAGGAATGGCACAAGCGTTTGCCGGAGTAGCTGAAGCGGTTAATCACGTTTTCGTCAACAACCAACAGATCTTTGCTAGTTCTAAGCAGCAAGTTGTGGCGGTACAGCAAGTCATCGCCGCCATGAATGTCATCAACTTAGGAGCGCAAGAAACCTCTGAGAGTATTAATCAAGTCCGAGTCTCCACCGACGAGCTTAAATCTGCTGCCCAAGATCTTCAAGCTGTTGTTTAA
- a CDS encoding response regulator, whose translation MNQYQYQYQAQQLSSLLNTIQKKAQSGTFHIKTLPQPDHPSRSRILVYHRGQITYGGSHIPYIPRLAQKLIKQFKPNVSKTTIEFVQQKTTNLKSAREFLQILCKLRVLTWEQIESYAQTQVAITLEQLLPYAGQIGFNPIVEFDIVYGDDGHCLNESKLKSELVLRQEQWSALAPTIKSMEAIPCLSKDGLEIISHESTRLHAQKYIDGKRSIVEIAQQSGEDPLELAQLYLTGFHTNWIVFEGTSTITNNKELHQLPTILSVDDSPIVQTMIKRALGDRYNVLLANNAIDALQILNNKTVDLLLLDVTMPVINGLEMCKTIRSIPKFRNLPIVMVTARDTLIDKMKGQIAGTNLYLTKPFDAEKLLAVVEQFLGNKKVIPV comes from the coding sequence ATGAATCAATATCAATATCAATATCAAGCACAACAACTTAGTTCCCTTCTAAACACCATCCAAAAAAAGGCTCAAAGCGGAACCTTCCATATCAAGACTTTACCTCAACCGGATCATCCAAGTCGTTCTCGTATCTTAGTGTATCACAGAGGGCAAATAACTTATGGTGGCTCCCATATTCCCTATATTCCAAGGCTCGCACAAAAACTGATCAAGCAGTTTAAGCCCAATGTCAGCAAAACGACGATTGAATTTGTCCAACAAAAAACAACTAATCTAAAATCTGCCAGAGAATTTTTGCAGATTTTGTGTAAACTTCGAGTTTTGACTTGGGAACAGATTGAATCCTATGCCCAAACGCAAGTCGCTATAACCCTTGAACAACTGTTGCCCTATGCTGGACAAATAGGATTTAATCCAATAGTTGAGTTTGATATTGTCTACGGTGATGATGGCCACTGTTTAAACGAATCTAAGTTGAAGTCTGAGCTAGTTCTGCGTCAAGAACAATGGTCTGCTCTTGCTCCTACTATTAAATCAATGGAAGCGATTCCTTGTCTATCGAAAGACGGATTAGAGATAATTTCCCACGAATCAACTCGTCTACACGCTCAGAAATATATTGATGGGAAAAGATCCATTGTTGAAATCGCTCAACAAAGTGGAGAAGATCCCTTGGAGTTAGCTCAATTATATTTAACTGGGTTTCACACTAATTGGATTGTTTTTGAGGGAACTTCTACAATTACTAACAATAAAGAGCTTCACCAGTTGCCGACTATTCTCTCCGTAGATGATAGCCCTATTGTCCAAACCATGATTAAACGTGCATTAGGCGATCGCTATAATGTCCTTTTAGCAAATAATGCTATTGATGCGCTACAGATCTTAAACAATAAAACCGTTGATCTTCTCTTACTCGATGTAACCATGCCAGTTATCAATGGACTAGAGATGTGTAAAACGATACGCAGCATCCCTAAATTCCGCAATTTGCCCATAGTTATGGTGACAGCCAGAGACACATTAATTGACAAAATGAAAGGTCAAATTGCTGGAACAAATCTTTATCTGACTAAGCCTTTTGATGCTGAGAAATTACTGGCAGTTGTCGAGCAATTCTTAGGGAATAAGAAAGTAATTCCCGTCTGA
- a CDS encoding chemotaxis protein CheW, producing MKTTFFLTFVVGDITYGIEASLVKEIFLLPEITPMAETPVDIVGILNLRGKIVPIMHLDLRLGNAKQSCTINDSVIILNCKNLQIGLIVNQVNDVKNIDSHRIESTIDYGRINSLNPTFIAGIATLEAEDIILLNPQALIRQPDAVEALVEDTNQPGNDDTSFEQLISNNSQKNLTITGKFYDIYCPDATSEEREIFRLRCENLKQANTEKNSDLAKQIPLAVIGMSGEYFGVNLGSVREFINIRNVTPIPCCPSHIIGNINLRGEIVTLVDIRGTLNLETSIVKTGTKAVVIKVDDIVAGLPIDDVLDMMYLPPQNITAVPLAADFGDNTYLEGTASYSEKILSILDLQKLLTKGNLAVNEEV from the coding sequence ATGAAAACGACTTTCTTTTTAACATTTGTTGTAGGGGATATAACCTACGGAATTGAGGCAAGTCTGGTTAAAGAAATTTTCTTATTACCAGAAATCACCCCGATGGCTGAAACACCTGTTGATATCGTTGGTATTTTAAACCTACGGGGAAAAATTGTCCCGATTATGCACTTAGATCTGCGATTAGGAAATGCAAAACAATCCTGTACAATTAATGACAGTGTGATTATTTTAAACTGTAAAAATTTGCAGATTGGGCTAATTGTTAATCAAGTCAATGATGTCAAAAATATCGATTCACACCGGATAGAAAGTACAATAGATTATGGACGAATTAACTCTCTCAATCCCACCTTTATTGCCGGAATTGCTACCTTAGAGGCAGAGGACATTATTCTCCTAAACCCTCAAGCTTTAATCCGCCAACCGGATGCGGTTGAAGCCTTGGTTGAAGATACTAATCAGCCGGGGAATGATGACACCAGTTTTGAGCAATTAATATCAAATAATAGTCAAAAAAATCTGACAATAACTGGTAAGTTTTACGACATTTATTGCCCTGATGCTACCTCAGAAGAAAGAGAAATTTTTCGGCTACGTTGTGAAAATTTAAAACAAGCAAATACTGAGAAGAATTCTGATTTAGCTAAACAAATTCCTTTAGCGGTAATTGGGATGAGTGGTGAGTATTTTGGTGTCAATTTAGGCTCTGTCCGCGAGTTTATTAATATTCGTAATGTGACTCCTATTCCCTGTTGCCCCTCCCATATTATTGGCAATATAAATTTGCGCGGTGAAATCGTTACTTTAGTCGATATTCGGGGTACTCTAAATTTAGAAACATCTATAGTAAAAACTGGGACTAAAGCAGTCGTAATTAAGGTTGATGATATAGTAGCCGGTCTGCCTATTGATGATGTATTGGATATGATGTATTTGCCTCCTCAAAACATTACCGCAGTTCCACTTGCCGCCGATTTTGGAGACAATACCTATCTAGAAGGAACTGCTTCCTATTCTGAAAAAATACTGAGTATTCTTGACTTGCAAAAGCTCTTAACTAAGGGTAATTTAGCAGTTAATGAAGAAGTATAA
- a CDS encoding methyl-accepting chemotaxis protein, which translates to MKITVPFRLTIVGIVVLAVSNLGSVLLTSTGKEGTVVNLAGIVRGGTQRLVKIELSGKQGDELIQKIDGLINGLIEGDKQLGLPPAIDRDFWLKMQKVKTDWQNIKGLIEKTRLNPNPQNRQKLFTVSEEFFNTTNEAVGAAENVSNSTTNRVKIIQIIVFLINLIVIAIILLIWNNMTSTFEKATGHIASSSIEIANTVEQQQNTIRQQANSVNETTTTIEQLGASSLQSAQQAEASTSEAREALTIAKNGTQAVQQTMEGMGTLKENVRSIAEQIMQLSEQTGQIANISDLVANIANKTNMLALKAAVEAARAGEQGKGFGVVANEIRKLADESKKSAEKINILVTDLQVSMNSTVMVTDEGSKKTDESIRLAEGMAQAFAGVAEAVNHVFVNNEKIFVSSKQQVTTVQQVIAAMNAINLGAQETSAGINQVRVSTEELKSAAQDLQAVV; encoded by the coding sequence ATGAAAATTACTGTCCCATTTCGTTTGACTATCGTCGGCATTGTCGTCCTTGCTGTCTCCAATTTAGGCTCAGTTTTGCTCACTTCCACCGGCAAAGAAGGTACGGTAGTTAACCTAGCAGGTATCGTCAGAGGTGGAACTCAGCGACTGGTGAAAATAGAATTGTCAGGCAAACAAGGTGATGAATTAATCCAAAAAATTGATGGATTAATCAATGGATTAATTGAGGGGGATAAACAATTAGGTTTGCCACCAGCTATAGATAGAGACTTTTGGTTGAAAATGCAAAAGGTTAAAACTGATTGGCAAAATATTAAAGGCCTTATCGAGAAAACCAGGCTAAATCCAAACCCTCAAAACAGGCAAAAACTTTTTACAGTAAGTGAAGAATTCTTCAATACAACTAACGAAGCCGTAGGAGCAGCAGAGAATGTCTCTAATTCAACAACTAACAGGGTAAAAATCATCCAGATCATTGTTTTTCTAATTAACTTAATTGTCATAGCAATCATCTTGCTGATATGGAACAATATGACCTCAACTTTTGAAAAAGCTACAGGCCATATTGCTTCTTCCTCAATCGAAATTGCTAACACCGTCGAACAGCAGCAAAACACCATCCGCCAACAGGCAAATTCCGTAAACGAAACTACGACCACAATCGAACAATTGGGTGCATCTTCCCTTCAATCTGCTCAACAAGCTGAAGCTAGTACATCTGAAGCGCGCGAAGCCCTAACTATTGCTAAAAATGGAACCCAAGCAGTTCAGCAAACAATGGAAGGTATGGGTACTCTCAAAGAAAATGTCCGATCCATTGCGGAACAGATCATGCAACTGAGTGAACAAACCGGACAAATTGCTAATATTTCCGACCTAGTGGCAAATATCGCTAACAAAACCAATATGCTTGCCCTTAAGGCGGCAGTTGAAGCTGCTCGTGCGGGAGAACAGGGTAAAGGTTTCGGTGTTGTTGCTAACGAAATTCGCAAACTAGCTGACGAAAGCAAAAAATCTGCTGAGAAAATCAATATTTTGGTAACAGATTTACAAGTATCAATGAACAGCACCGTGATGGTAACAGATGAAGGCTCTAAAAAGACCGATGAAAGTATCAGACTTGCAGAAGGAATGGCACAAGCATTTGCCGGAGTAGCTGAAGCGGTTAATCACGTATTCGTCAACAACGAAAAGATCTTCGTGAGTTCTAAGCAACAAGTTACGACGGTACAGCAAGTCATCGCCGCTATGAATGCTATTAATTTGGGAGCGCAAGAAACCTCTGCTGGAATTAATCAAGTCCGAGTATCCACCGAAGAACTTAAATCTGCCGCTCAAGATCTTCAAGCTGTCGTTTAA
- a CDS encoding type II toxin-antitoxin system RelE/ParE family toxin, which translates to MKIERKPLFWMGSSRRNLKEFPDEVQDMMGHALDIAQQEKKHPDAKPLSGFGGANVLEVVENYEGDTYRAVYTVRFMGGVYVLHAFQKKSKKGIATPKTEINLIKSRLKKAEEHYGQWKKQQ; encoded by the coding sequence ATGAAGATAGAGAGAAAACCACTTTTTTGGATGGGTTCATCAAGACGTAACCTCAAAGAATTTCCTGATGAGGTGCAAGATATGATGGGACACGCGCTCGACATCGCCCAACAGGAAAAAAAGCACCCAGACGCAAAACCTCTTAGTGGATTTGGAGGAGCAAACGTTCTTGAAGTCGTGGAAAATTATGAGGGTGACACTTATCGTGCCGTCTATACGGTTCGCTTTATGGGTGGAGTTTATGTGCTTCATGCCTTCCAGAAAAAATCGAAGAAAGGTATTGCTACACCGAAGACCGAAATCAATTTAATTAAAAGTCGATTGAAAAAGGCAGAGGAACATTACGGACAATGGAAAAAACAACAATAG
- a CDS encoding hybrid sensor histidine kinase/response regulator — protein MYIEDDELRDIYKSVTPERVQKLEGALMYLEKQPHDTDKLEEFLREAHTLKGDSRMLGVTDVETLVHQMEDCMVGVKQGERVITSDLCDRLYHGLDAIRKLIDEAVTGKTSGINTFLVLAQLMGAEQNGNSQEQDNTLQQMPTVPEALVTEDINLFEDLFESVVKQQESLVGGGLENKAVPVTHKKEITSPLKSQKSEVINPQPTIHNQRETDSFDSIRVDSEKLDNLIRQTGELNITKGRISRRLNDIEEIFQLYEDWTRDNLVNRSKFQQLEQELDQPSLTPFHKFWKRAEQRLEKLGDLVSHLKFDATEDNNKLESITNELESGLQNLRLLPLSTLFNPFNRMVRDLGKQQGKEINLVIEGGETRADKRILEEMKDPLLHIFRNAIDHGIETPTEREKLGKPRTATIRLRGYQSGNNIGIEVLDDGRGLDIESIKRTAARRSLCTPEELAKMTKDQLQSLIFTSGFSTRMEVTELSGRGMGLEVVRINVERLKGSIQVESTPGMGCEFRLLVSANLVIPSVLLVEIDHIPYAIPLEFLDTVMLVSRQEIFAIEGSQTINFEGQPVSVFWLADLLELPLNAPASAAAINSTGKTIPCVILKVGTERLGLFVDQLIDRQEVFLKPQSKLLKRVRNISGATILPDGQVCMVLNAQDLCKSVQKGGKITTVIEDELVTTKSKLLLVEDSIIIRTQMKRLLEGAGYEVTIAVDGLEGYNKLRTGHFDAVVSDVEMPNLNGLELTAKIRQHPEYSELPILLVTTLAKETDKRRGAEAGANAYLTKGDFDQKVLIQTLKQLI, from the coding sequence ATGTATATTGAAGACGACGAACTCAGAGATATTTATAAAAGCGTTACCCCAGAACGGGTACAAAAACTAGAAGGGGCTTTAATGTATCTAGAAAAGCAACCCCATGATACTGACAAACTAGAAGAATTTCTGCGAGAAGCTCATACCCTTAAAGGTGATTCGCGGATGTTAGGAGTCACAGACGTAGAAACTCTCGTTCACCAAATGGAAGACTGTATGGTAGGTGTCAAACAGGGAGAGAGGGTGATCACCTCAGATTTGTGCGATCGCCTTTATCACGGACTCGATGCCATTCGCAAACTCATTGATGAAGCGGTTACTGGTAAAACATCGGGCATTAATACATTCCTCGTCTTGGCTCAATTAATGGGTGCCGAGCAAAATGGTAATTCCCAAGAGCAAGATAACACCCTACAGCAAATGCCAACTGTACCAGAAGCTCTGGTTACTGAAGATATTAACTTATTTGAGGATCTCTTTGAATCAGTAGTTAAGCAGCAGGAGTCATTGGTAGGAGGGGGTTTAGAAAACAAAGCAGTGCCTGTTACCCATAAGAAAGAAATAACATCCCCCCTAAAAAGTCAGAAATCAGAAGTTATTAACCCACAACCAACAATTCATAACCAACGAGAAACCGATTCTTTTGACAGTATCCGCGTTGACTCTGAGAAACTGGACAATTTGATCAGACAAACAGGGGAACTCAATATTACCAAAGGTCGAATTTCTCGCCGTCTCAACGACATTGAAGAAATTTTCCAACTTTACGAAGACTGGACTAGGGATAACTTAGTTAATCGCTCAAAATTCCAGCAATTAGAACAGGAACTAGACCAACCATCCCTTACACCTTTCCACAAATTCTGGAAGCGTGCCGAGCAACGTTTAGAAAAATTGGGAGATTTGGTTAGTCACTTAAAATTCGATGCTACAGAAGATAATAATAAGTTAGAAAGCATCACCAATGAATTAGAATCAGGCCTGCAAAACCTGCGACTTTTGCCTTTATCGACTCTGTTCAATCCCTTTAACCGCATGGTGCGAGATTTAGGCAAGCAACAGGGAAAAGAAATCAATCTAGTGATCGAAGGGGGAGAAACGCGAGCAGACAAGCGGATTCTCGAAGAAATGAAAGATCCCTTACTGCATATTTTTCGTAATGCGATCGATCACGGAATCGAAACCCCAACTGAACGGGAAAAATTGGGCAAACCCCGCACTGCTACCATTCGTCTGCGAGGCTACCAGAGTGGCAACAACATTGGGATTGAGGTATTAGACGACGGACGGGGATTAGATATTGAGAGTATTAAACGGACTGCAGCGCGGCGCAGTCTTTGTACCCCAGAAGAATTGGCAAAAATGACAAAAGATCAACTCCAATCTTTAATTTTTACCTCTGGATTTTCCACTCGCATGGAAGTTACAGAACTGTCAGGTAGAGGGATGGGTTTAGAGGTGGTTCGCATCAACGTCGAGCGTTTAAAAGGGTCGATTCAGGTAGAGTCTACTCCTGGGATGGGATGCGAATTTCGCCTTTTGGTGAGTGCCAACCTCGTTATTCCCTCAGTTCTCCTCGTAGAAATTGATCACATTCCCTATGCTATTCCCTTAGAGTTTCTAGACACAGTTATGCTGGTGTCTCGGCAAGAAATTTTCGCGATCGAAGGTTCTCAAACGATTAATTTTGAGGGACAACCAGTCTCAGTCTTTTGGTTAGCCGATTTATTAGAATTGCCGCTTAACGCACCTGCTTCCGCCGCAGCTATCAATTCTACAGGAAAAACCATACCTTGCGTCATCCTGAAAGTAGGCACCGAACGGTTGGGATTGTTTGTAGATCAATTGATTGATCGCCAAGAAGTCTTTTTGAAACCGCAAAGCAAATTACTCAAACGAGTTCGCAATATTTCTGGTGCAACAATTCTCCCGGATGGACAAGTTTGTATGGTTCTCAATGCCCAAGATTTATGCAAATCTGTACAGAAAGGAGGCAAAATTACGACAGTAATAGAAGATGAGTTAGTCACAACCAAGAGCAAACTTCTTCTGGTAGAAGATTCGATCATTATTCGTACTCAAATGAAACGGCTTCTAGAAGGTGCGGGATATGAAGTAACCATTGCCGTTGATGGATTAGAAGGTTACAACAAACTAAGGACAGGCCATTTCGATGCTGTCGTTTCGGATGTAGAAATGCCTAACCTAAACGGGTTGGAACTGACCGCCAAAATTCGTCAACACCCAGAGTACAGTGAATTACCGATTCTTCTTGTCACTACTTTGGCTAAAGAGACAGATAAGCGTCGCGGTGCAGAAGCGGGGGCAAATGCTTATCTGACCAAAGGGGATTTTGACCAAAAAGTTCTGATTCAAACTTTGAAACAACTAATTTAA
- a CDS encoding shikimate dehydrogenase — MSVMIEQELKEYLEQKFEKFEQRFDSIDQRFDKVDQRFDKVDQRFNKVEEKLDRLEKEVNDLKIDMAIVKTETVTIKEDIKEIKLTTQTVVADVADLKGAKSLIIPIIVAVMTSIITLLLRSIPNP, encoded by the coding sequence ATGTCAGTCATGATCGAACAAGAACTAAAAGAATATCTAGAACAGAAATTTGAAAAGTTTGAGCAACGATTTGATAGCATTGACCAGCGATTTGATAAAGTTGACCAGCGATTTGATAAAGTTGACCAGCGATTCAATAAAGTTGAGGAGAAACTAGACAGACTAGAAAAGGAAGTTAATGACCTTAAAATAGACATGGCAATAGTGAAAACCGAGACAGTAACCATTAAGGAGGATATTAAAGAGATTAAATTAACAACCCAAACAGTAGTAGCGGATGTAGCGGATTTAAAAGGAGCAAAATCTTTAATTATTCCCATTATTGTCGCTGTAATGACGAGCATCATTACACTGTTATTGCGCTCTATTCCCAATCCATAA